In Cicer arietinum cultivar CDC Frontier isolate Library 1 chromosome 1, Cicar.CDCFrontier_v2.0, whole genome shotgun sequence, one DNA window encodes the following:
- the LOC101506995 gene encoding uncharacterized protein, with protein MNNTDHLTPFQRMFLPQPPPPPPPSQPPPPPSPPPPPPPPEAGPSRRPRNKESKVIPISFIWAKDRKVSLHRFNHLVQNGITNISGEFVCKKCNYKFGMTFDLREKFTELWKYIARYKHTMHDRAPPVWLNPTLPQCAQCNQVDDVIPYFPEKKRDTNWLFLLLGQLLGCCSHSQLKYICKHTKNHRTGAKDRLLYLSYLALCKQLDPNGPFHIF; from the coding sequence ATGAACAACACTGATCATCTAACTCCGTTTCAACGCATGTTTTTGCCGCAaccaccaccacctccaccGCCATCACAGCCGCCTCCACCGCCATCACCGCCGCCTCCACCGCCACCACCAGAAGCTGGTCCTTCTCGTCGGCCACGTAATAAAGAAAGCAAAGTCATCCCTATCTCTTTCATATGGGCTAAGGATCGCAAAGTAAGCCTTCACAGATtcaatcatcttgttcaaaatgGAATAACTAATATATCTGGAGAGTTTGTTTGCAAAAAATGCAACTACAAATTTGGAATGACATTTGATTTAAGAGAGAAGTTTACTGAATTATGGAAGTACATCGCTCGTTACAAACACACCATGCATGATAGGGCCCCACCAGTTTGGTTGAATCCAACGTTACCACAATGTGCACAGTGTAATCAAGTGGACGATGTGATTCCATATTTTCCTGAGAAGAAAAGGGACACCAATTGGTTGTTTCTTTTATTGGGACAACTACTTGGTTGTTGCTCACATTCACAACTCAAATATATTTGCAAGCATACAAAGAATCATCGTACAGGTGCTAAGGATAGACTtctttatttatcttatcttgCACTTTGCAAACAACTTGATCCTAATGGACCTTTTCATATTTTCTGA